The following proteins are encoded in a genomic region of Tachysurus fulvidraco isolate hzauxx_2018 chromosome 22, HZAU_PFXX_2.0, whole genome shotgun sequence:
- the tgs1 gene encoding trimethylguanosine synthase isoform X3 → MIESCIDRITGLYRIRPTRNRKEDDEDEESSCSEEVEDTVLDEETLLMVSLGLPVAFSSSSLQSRASKNGYRGKKSSKERRENSDHNKTSQTELAMGEEEEEEEEEEENENEESKAAVDATCTEPESHTDHAWLQYWNLHGENLLWTSWVEKHEEFSVESPSAPWASPEWEKQWEEHASQIYAYYWEQFSYWASQGWTTDETISADAARDEETHAEEHHEQLDVMEQGENGHKSSASCDQVSEELETFLEENPSGIAELVSSLTLDTETCEKDDVNTLHLSYVNEPHDGGDRKRPSSSGSTETEKSDKKTITQLNRHCQPANSGSKQDDSDEDEPPERKAKNKRGHELDIEELAQMPPDQAWESLGLKRDPQNKFVSVLKFRRIQERTERKVKWRKKATCKINKHVFFTEDGETTEPKVNKTLQKVQNFLQTVRTENDSEKTVDRTGDRLGAPGPQERKEEMVEEFRETDHLGEHGECEEHLVSRQQVITELESEAQTEPEQEPCVPTDCKEQEHGRELVSLDIPDFLLSDAPEEKNGAEREKSSKKKKKKAARRRKRRDVGVDVEMPPEIAAEPELAKYWAQRYRLFSRFDEGVKLDHEGWFSVTPEKIAEHIAQRVQVSPQTLVIVDAFCGVGGNAIQFALTGNTVIAVDIDPVRLALAQHNAAVYGVSERIDFIQADFLQVAPRLRADVVFLSPPWGGPEYLSADVFNIKTMMSPDGFEIFRLARMISENVVYFLPRNTDMEQIASLAGPGGKVEVEQNFLNNKLKTITAYFGSLINSDS, encoded by the exons A TGATCGAGAGCTGTATAGATCGGATAACAGGTCTCTACAGAATCAGACCTACGAGGAATCGCAAG GAGGACGATGAAGATGAGGAGTCCAGCTGTTCTGAGGAAGTGGAGGACACGGTGCTGGATGAGGAAACCTTGTTGATGGTCAGTTTGGGACTTCCTGTAGCGTTCTCCAGCTCCTCGCTGCAGAGCAGAGCG AGCAAGAATGGATACAGAGGGAAGAAGAGCAGCAAGGAGCGACGGGAGAACTCTGATCATAATAAAACCTCACAGACGGAGCTGGCGAtgggtgaggaggaggaggaggaggaggaagaggaggagaatgaGAATGAGGAGTCGAAGGCTGCTGTGGATGCGACTTGCACTGAACCAGAGTCTCACACTGAT CATGCCTGGCTACAGTACTGGAATCTGCACGGGGAAAACCTGCTGTGGACGAGCTGGGTGGAGAAACACGAAGAGTTCTCAGTTGAGTCTCCTTCAGCTCCGTGGGCGAGTCCTGAATGGGAGAAACAATGGGAGGAGCATGCTAGTCAGATTTATGCATATTACTGGGAGCAGTTTAGCTACTGGGCCTCTCAAGGCTGGACGACAGACGAGACGATTAGTGCTGATGCTGCTCGAGATGAGGAAACTCACGCAGAGGAACACCATGAACAGCTGGATGTGATGGAACAGGGGGAAAATGGACACAAGTCTTCTGCTTCCTGTGATCAGGTGTCAGAAGAACTGGAGACGTTTCTGGAAGAAAACCCCTCTGGCATTGCGGAGCTTGTTAGCAGTTTAACCTTGGACACAGAGACATGTGAGAAGGATGATGTTAACACTTTACACCTTAGTTATGTTAATGAGCCTCATGACGGAGGAGACCGGAAAAGACCGTCTTCATCGGGCAGCACCGAGACAGAGA aaaGCGACAAAAAAACTATTACTCAGCTGAATAGACATTGCCAACCAGCAAATAGCGGCTCCAAGCAGGACGATAGTGATGAGGACGAGCCGCCtgagagaaaagcaaaaaataaaagagg TCATGAGCTGGACATTGAAGAACTCGCTCAGATGCCTCCTGACCAAGCCTGGGAGAGTCTGGGTCTCAAACGTGACCCTCAAAACAA GTTTGTGAGTGTCTTAAAGTTCCGGAGAATTCAGGAGAGAACTGAAAGGAAGGTAAAGTGGAGAAAGAAAGCGACCTGCAAAATCAACAAACACGTGTTCTTCACTGAGGACGGAGAGACGACAGAACCCAAGGTCAACAAAACTCTCCAAAAA gtgCAGAATTTCCTCCAGACGGTCCGAACCGAGAATGACTCGGAGAAGACGGTGGACAGGACAGGAGACAGACTCGGCGCTCCAGGTCCACAGGAACGTAAGGAGGAAATGGTGGAGGAGTTTAGAGAGACTGATCATCTTGGAGAGCATGGAGAATGTGAAGAACATTTAGTCAGCAGGCAGCAGGTCATAACCGAGCTGGAATCAGAAGCACAAACAGAACCAGAGCAGGAACCATGTGTTCCTACAGACTGTAAGGAACAGGAACATGGAAGAGAACTTGTATCTCTGGACATCCCGGACTTTCTCCTTTCTGATGCTCCAGAGGAGAAAAACGGAG CCGAGAGGGAGAAATcttcaaagaagaagaaaaagaaggcggctagaaggaggaagaggagggatgTAGGCGTGGACGTGGAGATGCCCCCCGAGATCGCAGCCGAGCCGGAGTTGGCCAAGTACTGGGCTCAGCGTTATCGGCTGTTCTCTCGTTTCGATGAGGGTGTTAAACTGGATCACG AGGGCTGGTTTTCTGTCACGCCTGAGAAGATAGCCGAGCACATTGCTCAGAGGGTGCAGGTTTCGCCACAGACGCTGGTCATCGTCGATGCGTTCTGTGGTGTGGGAGGAAATGCCATCCAGTTCGCCCTCACTGGAAACACGG TAATCGCCGTCGATATCGACCCGGTCCGACTAGCGCTCGCACAGCACAACGCTGCAGTATACGGAGTCAGCGAAAGGATCGACTTCATCCAGGCAGATTTCCTGCAGGTGGCACCACGGCTCCGGGCCGACGTAGTCTTCCTCAGCCCGCCGTGGGGGGGACCCGAGTACCTCAGTGCTGACGTCTTCAACATCAAGACCATGATGAGCCCCGATGG ATTTGAAATTTTCAGGTTGGCCAGAATGATTTCGGAAAACGTTGTATATTTTCTGCCACGCAACACTGACATGGAGCAG ATCGCATCTCTTGCTGGCCCTGGTGGGAAAGTGGAAGTGGAGCAGAACTTCCTAAATAACAAACTGAAAACCATAACTGCATATTTTGGCAGTTTAATCAATTCAGATTCATAG
- the tmem68 gene encoding transmembrane protein 68, whose protein sequence is MSETDESCWSGDETAGVFTCLLMAFGDWLAWGNLKDYFSILEYLLWVFTPLVIVFILPFIIVILLYLSILFLHVYKRKNQLREAYSYNLWDGARKTLATLWDGHGAIWHGYEICGLEKIPEEGPALIVYYHGAIPIDYYYFLARVIIQKGRSCHSVADHFLFKIPGFKLLLEVFSVIHGPQEECVKALRSGHLLGISPGGVREALFSDETYPLLWGKRKGFAQVAIDSKVPVIPMFTQNVREGFRSLGNLRFFRWIYERFRFPFVPVYGGFPVKFRTYLGDPIPYDPKLTAAELAEKVQAAVQALIDRHQKVPGSILRALLERFHMQHKDE, encoded by the exons atgTCTGAAACGGATGAGTCGTGCTGGTCTGGGGATGAAACTGCGGGTGTCTTCACGTGTCTCCTCATGGCTTTTGGGGACTGGTTGGCTTGGGGGAATCTTAAGGACTACTTCAGCATCTTGGAGTACCTGCTATGGGTATTCACACCCCTGGTCATCGTCTTCATCCTGCCCTTCATCATTGTCATCCTGCTCTACCTGTCCATCCTCTTCCTGCATGTCTACAAGCGCAAGAACCAGCTGAGAGAGGCCTACTCTTATAACTTGTGGGATGGTGCCAGGAAGACACTGGCCACACTGTGGGATGGCCATGGTGCCATTTGGCACG GTTATGAAATCTGTGGTTTAGAGAAGATTCCAGAAGAAGGCCCTGCCCTCATCGTCTACTATCACGGAGCTATTCCTATCGACTACTACTACTTCCTGGCGAGAGTGATCATTCAGAAAGGCCGCTCGTGTCACTCGGTAGCTGATCACTTCCTGTTCAAGATTCCAG GGTTCAAGCTGCTGTTGGAGGTGTTTAGTGTGATCCATGGGCCGCAGGAGGAGTGTGTGAAGGCTCTGCGTAGCGGTCACCTGCTGGGAATCTCTCCGGGAGGCGTACGGGAGGCTCTGTTCAGCGACGAGACGTACCCGCTGCTGTGGGGCAAACGCAAGGGCTTTGCACAAGTGGCCATTGATTCTAAAGTG cCAGTCATTCCCATGTTTACCCAGAATGTCCGGGAGGGATTCCGCTCGCTGGGAAATTTGA GATTTTTCAGATGGATTTACGAGAGGTTTCGTTTCCCGTTCGTGCCTGTCTACGGAGGATTCCCTGTCAAATTCCGCACTTACCTTGGCGACCCCATTCCCTACGATCCCAAACTCACAGCCGCCGAGTTGGCAGAAAAG GTACAGGCAGCAGTTCAAGCGCTTATCGACCGACACCAAAAGGTACCCGGCAGCATCCTGCGAGCGCTCCTGGAGCGATTCCACATGCAGCACAAAGACGAATAA
- the tgs1 gene encoding trimethylguanosine synthase isoform X1: protein MISHGKYHAGPIADVFFYQGAEEEMTIHCFCSRAFVNDRELYRSDNRSLQNQTYEESQVYQEDDEDEESSCSEEVEDTVLDEETLLMVSLGLPVAFSSSSLQSRASKNGYRGKKSSKERRENSDHNKTSQTELAMGEEEEEEEEEEENENEESKAAVDATCTEPESHTDHAWLQYWNLHGENLLWTSWVEKHEEFSVESPSAPWASPEWEKQWEEHASQIYAYYWEQFSYWASQGWTTDETISADAARDEETHAEEHHEQLDVMEQGENGHKSSASCDQVSEELETFLEENPSGIAELVSSLTLDTETCEKDDVNTLHLSYVNEPHDGGDRKRPSSSGSTETEKSDKKTITQLNRHCQPANSGSKQDDSDEDEPPERKAKNKRGHELDIEELAQMPPDQAWESLGLKRDPQNKFVSVLKFRRIQERTERKVKWRKKATCKINKHVFFTEDGETTEPKVNKTLQKVQNFLQTVRTENDSEKTVDRTGDRLGAPGPQERKEEMVEEFRETDHLGEHGECEEHLVSRQQVITELESEAQTEPEQEPCVPTDCKEQEHGRELVSLDIPDFLLSDAPEEKNGAEREKSSKKKKKKAARRRKRRDVGVDVEMPPEIAAEPELAKYWAQRYRLFSRFDEGVKLDHEGWFSVTPEKIAEHIAQRVQVSPQTLVIVDAFCGVGGNAIQFALTGNTVIAVDIDPVRLALAQHNAAVYGVSERIDFIQADFLQVAPRLRADVVFLSPPWGGPEYLSADVFNIKTMMSPDGFEIFRLARMISENVVYFLPRNTDMEQIASLAGPGGKVEVEQNFLNNKLKTITAYFGSLINSDS from the exons ATGATCAGTCATGGTAAATACCATGCAGGTCCAATAgctgatgtgtttttttatcaAGGTGCAGAAGAGGAAATGACGATACACTGCTTTTGTTCCAGAGCTTTTGTCAA TGATCGAGAGCTGTATAGATCGGATAACAGGTCTCTACAGAATCAGACCTACGAGGAATCGCAAG TGTATCAGGAGGACGATGAAGATGAGGAGTCCAGCTGTTCTGAGGAAGTGGAGGACACGGTGCTGGATGAGGAAACCTTGTTGATGGTCAGTTTGGGACTTCCTGTAGCGTTCTCCAGCTCCTCGCTGCAGAGCAGAGCG AGCAAGAATGGATACAGAGGGAAGAAGAGCAGCAAGGAGCGACGGGAGAACTCTGATCATAATAAAACCTCACAGACGGAGCTGGCGAtgggtgaggaggaggaggaggaggaggaagaggaggagaatgaGAATGAGGAGTCGAAGGCTGCTGTGGATGCGACTTGCACTGAACCAGAGTCTCACACTGAT CATGCCTGGCTACAGTACTGGAATCTGCACGGGGAAAACCTGCTGTGGACGAGCTGGGTGGAGAAACACGAAGAGTTCTCAGTTGAGTCTCCTTCAGCTCCGTGGGCGAGTCCTGAATGGGAGAAACAATGGGAGGAGCATGCTAGTCAGATTTATGCATATTACTGGGAGCAGTTTAGCTACTGGGCCTCTCAAGGCTGGACGACAGACGAGACGATTAGTGCTGATGCTGCTCGAGATGAGGAAACTCACGCAGAGGAACACCATGAACAGCTGGATGTGATGGAACAGGGGGAAAATGGACACAAGTCTTCTGCTTCCTGTGATCAGGTGTCAGAAGAACTGGAGACGTTTCTGGAAGAAAACCCCTCTGGCATTGCGGAGCTTGTTAGCAGTTTAACCTTGGACACAGAGACATGTGAGAAGGATGATGTTAACACTTTACACCTTAGTTATGTTAATGAGCCTCATGACGGAGGAGACCGGAAAAGACCGTCTTCATCGGGCAGCACCGAGACAGAGA aaaGCGACAAAAAAACTATTACTCAGCTGAATAGACATTGCCAACCAGCAAATAGCGGCTCCAAGCAGGACGATAGTGATGAGGACGAGCCGCCtgagagaaaagcaaaaaataaaagagg TCATGAGCTGGACATTGAAGAACTCGCTCAGATGCCTCCTGACCAAGCCTGGGAGAGTCTGGGTCTCAAACGTGACCCTCAAAACAA GTTTGTGAGTGTCTTAAAGTTCCGGAGAATTCAGGAGAGAACTGAAAGGAAGGTAAAGTGGAGAAAGAAAGCGACCTGCAAAATCAACAAACACGTGTTCTTCACTGAGGACGGAGAGACGACAGAACCCAAGGTCAACAAAACTCTCCAAAAA gtgCAGAATTTCCTCCAGACGGTCCGAACCGAGAATGACTCGGAGAAGACGGTGGACAGGACAGGAGACAGACTCGGCGCTCCAGGTCCACAGGAACGTAAGGAGGAAATGGTGGAGGAGTTTAGAGAGACTGATCATCTTGGAGAGCATGGAGAATGTGAAGAACATTTAGTCAGCAGGCAGCAGGTCATAACCGAGCTGGAATCAGAAGCACAAACAGAACCAGAGCAGGAACCATGTGTTCCTACAGACTGTAAGGAACAGGAACATGGAAGAGAACTTGTATCTCTGGACATCCCGGACTTTCTCCTTTCTGATGCTCCAGAGGAGAAAAACGGAG CCGAGAGGGAGAAATcttcaaagaagaagaaaaagaaggcggctagaaggaggaagaggagggatgTAGGCGTGGACGTGGAGATGCCCCCCGAGATCGCAGCCGAGCCGGAGTTGGCCAAGTACTGGGCTCAGCGTTATCGGCTGTTCTCTCGTTTCGATGAGGGTGTTAAACTGGATCACG AGGGCTGGTTTTCTGTCACGCCTGAGAAGATAGCCGAGCACATTGCTCAGAGGGTGCAGGTTTCGCCACAGACGCTGGTCATCGTCGATGCGTTCTGTGGTGTGGGAGGAAATGCCATCCAGTTCGCCCTCACTGGAAACACGG TAATCGCCGTCGATATCGACCCGGTCCGACTAGCGCTCGCACAGCACAACGCTGCAGTATACGGAGTCAGCGAAAGGATCGACTTCATCCAGGCAGATTTCCTGCAGGTGGCACCACGGCTCCGGGCCGACGTAGTCTTCCTCAGCCCGCCGTGGGGGGGACCCGAGTACCTCAGTGCTGACGTCTTCAACATCAAGACCATGATGAGCCCCGATGG ATTTGAAATTTTCAGGTTGGCCAGAATGATTTCGGAAAACGTTGTATATTTTCTGCCACGCAACACTGACATGGAGCAG ATCGCATCTCTTGCTGGCCCTGGTGGGAAAGTGGAAGTGGAGCAGAACTTCCTAAATAACAAACTGAAAACCATAACTGCATATTTTGGCAGTTTAATCAATTCAGATTCATAG
- the tgs1 gene encoding trimethylguanosine synthase isoform X2, with amino-acid sequence MTIHCFCSRAFVNDRELYRSDNRSLQNQTYEESQVYQEDDEDEESSCSEEVEDTVLDEETLLMVSLGLPVAFSSSSLQSRASKNGYRGKKSSKERRENSDHNKTSQTELAMGEEEEEEEEEEENENEESKAAVDATCTEPESHTDHAWLQYWNLHGENLLWTSWVEKHEEFSVESPSAPWASPEWEKQWEEHASQIYAYYWEQFSYWASQGWTTDETISADAARDEETHAEEHHEQLDVMEQGENGHKSSASCDQVSEELETFLEENPSGIAELVSSLTLDTETCEKDDVNTLHLSYVNEPHDGGDRKRPSSSGSTETEKSDKKTITQLNRHCQPANSGSKQDDSDEDEPPERKAKNKRGHELDIEELAQMPPDQAWESLGLKRDPQNKFVSVLKFRRIQERTERKVKWRKKATCKINKHVFFTEDGETTEPKVNKTLQKVQNFLQTVRTENDSEKTVDRTGDRLGAPGPQERKEEMVEEFRETDHLGEHGECEEHLVSRQQVITELESEAQTEPEQEPCVPTDCKEQEHGRELVSLDIPDFLLSDAPEEKNGAEREKSSKKKKKKAARRRKRRDVGVDVEMPPEIAAEPELAKYWAQRYRLFSRFDEGVKLDHEGWFSVTPEKIAEHIAQRVQVSPQTLVIVDAFCGVGGNAIQFALTGNTVIAVDIDPVRLALAQHNAAVYGVSERIDFIQADFLQVAPRLRADVVFLSPPWGGPEYLSADVFNIKTMMSPDGFEIFRLARMISENVVYFLPRNTDMEQIASLAGPGGKVEVEQNFLNNKLKTITAYFGSLINSDS; translated from the exons ATGACGATACACTGCTTTTGTTCCAGAGCTTTTGTCAA TGATCGAGAGCTGTATAGATCGGATAACAGGTCTCTACAGAATCAGACCTACGAGGAATCGCAAG TGTATCAGGAGGACGATGAAGATGAGGAGTCCAGCTGTTCTGAGGAAGTGGAGGACACGGTGCTGGATGAGGAAACCTTGTTGATGGTCAGTTTGGGACTTCCTGTAGCGTTCTCCAGCTCCTCGCTGCAGAGCAGAGCG AGCAAGAATGGATACAGAGGGAAGAAGAGCAGCAAGGAGCGACGGGAGAACTCTGATCATAATAAAACCTCACAGACGGAGCTGGCGAtgggtgaggaggaggaggaggaggaggaagaggaggagaatgaGAATGAGGAGTCGAAGGCTGCTGTGGATGCGACTTGCACTGAACCAGAGTCTCACACTGAT CATGCCTGGCTACAGTACTGGAATCTGCACGGGGAAAACCTGCTGTGGACGAGCTGGGTGGAGAAACACGAAGAGTTCTCAGTTGAGTCTCCTTCAGCTCCGTGGGCGAGTCCTGAATGGGAGAAACAATGGGAGGAGCATGCTAGTCAGATTTATGCATATTACTGGGAGCAGTTTAGCTACTGGGCCTCTCAAGGCTGGACGACAGACGAGACGATTAGTGCTGATGCTGCTCGAGATGAGGAAACTCACGCAGAGGAACACCATGAACAGCTGGATGTGATGGAACAGGGGGAAAATGGACACAAGTCTTCTGCTTCCTGTGATCAGGTGTCAGAAGAACTGGAGACGTTTCTGGAAGAAAACCCCTCTGGCATTGCGGAGCTTGTTAGCAGTTTAACCTTGGACACAGAGACATGTGAGAAGGATGATGTTAACACTTTACACCTTAGTTATGTTAATGAGCCTCATGACGGAGGAGACCGGAAAAGACCGTCTTCATCGGGCAGCACCGAGACAGAGA aaaGCGACAAAAAAACTATTACTCAGCTGAATAGACATTGCCAACCAGCAAATAGCGGCTCCAAGCAGGACGATAGTGATGAGGACGAGCCGCCtgagagaaaagcaaaaaataaaagagg TCATGAGCTGGACATTGAAGAACTCGCTCAGATGCCTCCTGACCAAGCCTGGGAGAGTCTGGGTCTCAAACGTGACCCTCAAAACAA GTTTGTGAGTGTCTTAAAGTTCCGGAGAATTCAGGAGAGAACTGAAAGGAAGGTAAAGTGGAGAAAGAAAGCGACCTGCAAAATCAACAAACACGTGTTCTTCACTGAGGACGGAGAGACGACAGAACCCAAGGTCAACAAAACTCTCCAAAAA gtgCAGAATTTCCTCCAGACGGTCCGAACCGAGAATGACTCGGAGAAGACGGTGGACAGGACAGGAGACAGACTCGGCGCTCCAGGTCCACAGGAACGTAAGGAGGAAATGGTGGAGGAGTTTAGAGAGACTGATCATCTTGGAGAGCATGGAGAATGTGAAGAACATTTAGTCAGCAGGCAGCAGGTCATAACCGAGCTGGAATCAGAAGCACAAACAGAACCAGAGCAGGAACCATGTGTTCCTACAGACTGTAAGGAACAGGAACATGGAAGAGAACTTGTATCTCTGGACATCCCGGACTTTCTCCTTTCTGATGCTCCAGAGGAGAAAAACGGAG CCGAGAGGGAGAAATcttcaaagaagaagaaaaagaaggcggctagaaggaggaagaggagggatgTAGGCGTGGACGTGGAGATGCCCCCCGAGATCGCAGCCGAGCCGGAGTTGGCCAAGTACTGGGCTCAGCGTTATCGGCTGTTCTCTCGTTTCGATGAGGGTGTTAAACTGGATCACG AGGGCTGGTTTTCTGTCACGCCTGAGAAGATAGCCGAGCACATTGCTCAGAGGGTGCAGGTTTCGCCACAGACGCTGGTCATCGTCGATGCGTTCTGTGGTGTGGGAGGAAATGCCATCCAGTTCGCCCTCACTGGAAACACGG TAATCGCCGTCGATATCGACCCGGTCCGACTAGCGCTCGCACAGCACAACGCTGCAGTATACGGAGTCAGCGAAAGGATCGACTTCATCCAGGCAGATTTCCTGCAGGTGGCACCACGGCTCCGGGCCGACGTAGTCTTCCTCAGCCCGCCGTGGGGGGGACCCGAGTACCTCAGTGCTGACGTCTTCAACATCAAGACCATGATGAGCCCCGATGG ATTTGAAATTTTCAGGTTGGCCAGAATGATTTCGGAAAACGTTGTATATTTTCTGCCACGCAACACTGACATGGAGCAG ATCGCATCTCTTGCTGGCCCTGGTGGGAAAGTGGAAGTGGAGCAGAACTTCCTAAATAACAAACTGAAAACCATAACTGCATATTTTGGCAGTTTAATCAATTCAGATTCATAG